One part of the Streptomyces nigra genome encodes these proteins:
- the gabT gene encoding 4-aminobutyrate--2-oxoglutarate transaminase: MSALPQERRVVTAIPGPKSQELQTRRTAAVAQGVGSVLPVFTARAGGGIIEDVDGNRLIDFGSGIAVTSVGASAEAVVRRASAQLADFTHTCFMVTPYEGYVEVAEALAELTPGDHAKKSALFNSGAEAVENAVKIARAYTKRQAVVVFDHGYHGRTNLTMALTAKNMPYKHGFGPFAPEVYRVPVAYGYRWPTGAENAGPEAAQQAIDMITKQVGADNVAAIIIEPVLGEGGFIEPAKGFLPAIVKFANENGIVFVADEIQSGFCRTGQWFACEDEGIVPDLITTAKGIAGGLPLAAVTGRAEIMDAAHAGGLGGTYGGNPVACAGALGAIETMKELDLNAKAKNIESVMKARLSAMAEKFDAIGDIRGRGAMIAIELVKDRATKEPNPEATAALAKACHAEGLLVLTCGTYGNVLRFLPPLVIGEDLLNEGLDIIEQAFARI, from the coding sequence ATGAGCGCACTTCCCCAGGAGCGCCGCGTCGTCACCGCCATTCCCGGCCCGAAGTCGCAGGAACTGCAGACCCGCCGTACCGCCGCGGTCGCGCAGGGCGTGGGCTCCGTCCTCCCCGTGTTCACCGCGCGCGCGGGCGGCGGCATCATCGAGGACGTCGACGGCAACCGCCTCATCGACTTCGGCTCCGGTATCGCCGTGACCTCCGTCGGCGCCTCCGCCGAGGCCGTCGTACGCCGGGCGTCCGCGCAGCTCGCCGACTTCACCCACACCTGTTTCATGGTCACGCCGTACGAGGGTTACGTCGAGGTCGCCGAGGCCCTGGCGGAGCTGACGCCGGGCGACCACGCCAAGAAGTCCGCGCTGTTCAACTCGGGCGCCGAGGCCGTCGAGAACGCCGTCAAGATCGCCCGTGCGTACACCAAGCGCCAGGCCGTCGTCGTCTTCGACCACGGCTACCACGGCCGTACGAACCTGACGATGGCGCTGACCGCGAAGAACATGCCGTACAAGCACGGCTTCGGCCCGTTCGCGCCCGAGGTCTACCGCGTCCCGGTCGCCTACGGCTACCGCTGGCCGACCGGTGCCGAGAACGCCGGCCCCGAGGCCGCGCAGCAGGCCATCGACATGATCACCAAGCAGGTCGGCGCCGACAACGTCGCCGCGATCATCATCGAGCCGGTCCTCGGCGAGGGCGGCTTCATCGAGCCGGCCAAGGGCTTCCTGCCGGCGATCGTGAAGTTCGCCAACGAGAACGGCATCGTCTTCGTCGCCGACGAGATCCAGTCGGGCTTCTGCCGCACCGGCCAGTGGTTCGCCTGCGAGGACGAGGGCATCGTCCCGGACCTGATCACCACCGCCAAGGGCATCGCGGGCGGTCTGCCGCTCGCCGCCGTGACCGGCCGCGCCGAGATCATGGACGCCGCGCACGCGGGCGGCCTGGGCGGCACCTACGGCGGCAACCCGGTGGCCTGCGCCGGTGCGCTCGGCGCCATCGAGACCATGAAGGAGCTCGACCTCAACGCCAAGGCGAAGAACATCGAGTCCGTCATGAAGGCGCGTCTGTCCGCGATGGCCGAGAAGTTCGACGCCATCGGCGACATCCGGGGCCGCGGCGCCATGATCGCCATCGAGCTGGTCAAGGACCGCGCCACCAAGGAGCCGAACCCGGAGGCCACCGCCGCGCTGGCCAAGGCCTGCCACGCCGAGGGCCTGCTGGTCCTGACCTGTGGCACCTACGGCAACGTCCTCCGCTTCCTGCCGCCGCTGGTCATCGGCGAGGACCTGTTGAACGAGGGCCTCGACATCATCGAGCAGGCCTTCGCCCGTATCTGA
- a CDS encoding phosphatase PAP2 family protein, whose product MRDTPRPEGTLGDIRPGPPQLRPGRALAHTTGAFGSGSPHRSDSRPPQTPRGARPSDPDGRPGTTPPVPGRPTSLLLLLGLPALLFALITWQVVTDGPLVGLDETASRALVRPGRLSELLADLGNIQVAVPVLAAALACVTWRHRRIGTDQWWLPGVSAALLMTLVPVLVIPLKVLTDRPGTPAVPPATGYYPSGHTATAAVAYGAATLLLLPLLRSAGARRVLLLVCAALNLGVGFGLTRRGYHWPLDVLASWCLGTILLTALWLFLSRSSRRTSAGTPSRRTGPS is encoded by the coding sequence ATGAGAGATACACCCCGCCCGGAGGGGACTCTGGGCGACATCAGGCCGGGGCCTCCCCAGCTTCGACCTGGTCGTGCCCTCGCGCACACAACCGGCGCCTTCGGCTCCGGATCTCCTCACCGATCGGACAGTCGCCCGCCCCAAACCCCCCGGGGCGCGCGACCATCCGATCCGGACGGCCGCCCCGGAACCACCCCCCCTGTTCCGGGGCGGCCGACCTCCCTCCTTCTCCTTCTCGGGCTTCCCGCCCTGCTCTTCGCGCTCATCACCTGGCAGGTGGTGACGGACGGCCCGCTGGTCGGTCTCGACGAGACCGCCAGTCGGGCCCTCGTGCGTCCCGGCCGCCTCTCCGAACTGCTGGCCGATCTGGGCAACATCCAGGTCGCCGTGCCGGTCCTGGCCGCCGCTCTCGCCTGCGTCACCTGGCGGCACCGCCGCATCGGTACAGACCAATGGTGGCTGCCGGGTGTGTCCGCGGCCCTGCTGATGACCCTGGTCCCGGTGCTGGTGATCCCGCTGAAGGTGCTCACCGACCGTCCGGGCACCCCGGCCGTGCCGCCCGCGACCGGCTACTACCCGTCGGGGCACACGGCCACGGCCGCCGTCGCGTACGGGGCCGCGACCCTGCTCCTGCTGCCGCTGCTGCGCTCGGCCGGCGCCCGCCGGGTCCTCCTCCTCGTCTGCGCCGCGCTGAACCTCGGCGTCGGATTCGGGCTGACCCGGCGGGGCTACCACTGGCCGTTGGACGTCCTGGCCAGCTGGTGCCTGGGCACGATCCTGCTCACCGCCCTGTGGCTGTTCCTCAGCCGAAGTAGCCGTCGAACGTCCGCTGGAACTCCCAGCCGCCGAACCGGTCCCAGTTGA
- a CDS encoding chitinase produces MDRSRPLALLIAAALTLPGLTALSSAARAADADVVRNGGFESGLDGWTCTAGTTADSPVRSGRSALRATPAGSDNARCSQTVTVKPDSAYTLSGHVRGSYVYLGASGTGTTDVSAWTQSAPDWQQLTTTFRTGPSTTRVTIYTHGWYGTGAYHADDISLIGPGGDATQPPAPPTGLTTGSVTSTSVALSWSAVPGATGYAVYRDGAKVRTVTGTSATITGLSPATAYAFQVAALNEAGESARSATVTATTAEPTGGGDTGLPAHALVGYLHASFANGSGYTRMADVPDSWDVIDLAFGEPTSVTSGDIRFNRCPVTECPNVESDAEFKAAIRAKQAAGKKVLISIGGQNGQVQLTTAAARDTFVSSVSKIIDEYGLDGLDIDFEGHSLSLNADDTDFRNPKTPVIVNLISALKTLKARYGDDFVLTMAPETFFVQLGYQYYGTGKWGGQDPRAGAYLPVIHALRDDLTLLHVQDYNSGPIMGLDNQYHSMGGADFHIAMTDMLLTGFPVAGDANNVFPPLRADQVAIGMPATPNAGNGHVPPAEVVKTLDCLTKRTNCGSYATHGTWPALRGLMTWSVNWDRFGGWEFQRTFDGYFG; encoded by the coding sequence GTGGACCGCTCCAGACCGCTCGCCCTCCTCATCGCCGCGGCACTGACCCTGCCCGGTCTCACCGCGCTCTCGTCGGCCGCCCGTGCGGCCGACGCCGACGTCGTCCGCAACGGCGGCTTCGAATCCGGCCTCGACGGCTGGACCTGCACGGCCGGTACGACGGCCGACTCGCCCGTGCGCAGCGGCCGTTCCGCCCTCCGGGCGACCCCGGCCGGCAGCGACAACGCCCGCTGCTCGCAGACCGTCACCGTGAAACCGGACTCGGCGTACACGCTCTCCGGACACGTCCGAGGCTCCTACGTGTACCTGGGCGCGAGCGGCACCGGCACCACCGACGTCTCCGCCTGGACCCAGTCCGCCCCCGACTGGCAGCAGCTCACCACGACCTTCCGCACCGGCCCCAGCACCACCCGCGTCACGATCTACACCCACGGCTGGTACGGCACCGGCGCCTACCACGCCGACGACATCTCGCTGATCGGCCCCGGCGGCGACGCCACCCAGCCGCCGGCGCCCCCGACCGGCCTCACCACCGGGTCCGTCACTTCCACCAGCGTCGCCCTCAGCTGGTCGGCGGTCCCCGGCGCCACGGGCTACGCCGTCTACCGCGACGGCGCCAAGGTCCGCACGGTGACCGGGACTTCGGCCACCATCACCGGACTGTCACCCGCGACCGCGTACGCCTTCCAGGTCGCCGCGCTCAACGAGGCCGGCGAGTCCGCGCGCTCCGCCACGGTGACCGCCACGACCGCCGAACCCACCGGCGGCGGCGACACCGGCCTCCCGGCGCACGCGCTGGTCGGCTACCTCCACGCGAGCTTCGCCAACGGCTCCGGCTACACCCGGATGGCCGACGTCCCCGACAGCTGGGACGTCATCGACCTGGCCTTCGGCGAGCCCACCTCGGTCACCTCCGGCGACATCCGCTTCAACCGCTGTCCCGTCACCGAGTGCCCGAACGTCGAGAGCGACGCCGAGTTCAAGGCGGCGATCCGGGCGAAGCAGGCGGCCGGCAAGAAGGTGCTCATCTCCATCGGCGGCCAGAACGGCCAGGTGCAGCTGACCACCGCGGCCGCACGCGACACCTTCGTGTCCTCCGTCTCGAAGATCATCGACGAGTACGGCCTCGACGGACTCGACATCGACTTCGAGGGCCACTCCCTCTCCCTGAACGCCGACGACACCGACTTCAGGAACCCGAAGACCCCGGTGATCGTGAACCTCATCTCGGCGCTGAAGACCCTGAAGGCCAGGTACGGCGACGACTTCGTGCTGACCATGGCCCCGGAGACCTTCTTCGTCCAGCTCGGGTACCAGTACTACGGCACCGGCAAGTGGGGCGGCCAGGACCCGCGCGCCGGGGCCTATCTCCCGGTCATCCACGCCCTGCGCGACGACCTCACCCTGCTGCACGTCCAGGACTACAACTCGGGTCCGATCATGGGTCTGGACAACCAGTACCACTCCATGGGCGGCGCCGACTTCCACATCGCCATGACCGACATGCTGCTGACCGGCTTCCCGGTCGCGGGCGACGCGAACAACGTCTTCCCGCCGCTGCGCGCGGACCAGGTGGCGATCGGCATGCCGGCCACACCCAACGCGGGCAACGGGCACGTCCCGCCGGCCGAGGTCGTCAAGACACTCGACTGCCTGACCAAGCGGACCAACTGCGGTTCGTACGCGACGCATGGCACCTGGCCGGCGCTGCGCGGCCTGATGACCTGGTCGGTCAACTGGGACCGGTTCGGCGGCTGGGAGTTCCAGCGGACGTTCGACGGCTACTTCGGCTGA
- a CDS encoding ATP/GTP-binding protein, producing the protein MPAAPPGQAPGTSVAAWLDEPRPATEPGIWRLGYRPPKAARTERISPTVVVGMLIPLAVALLVWSFWRRGALPYQFTVLRLFTPEDWWWGGTMARPKHLEDQALQYPGVEALDVYNGLFFALLLYTVARLGSWPAVVRHLLDTRPQPARALWAAFGALAALTLVYPDTFPGAGWDPLPVVSPLFSLIVLLSDSYDVYSAPWETVLHLLVTALVVWPFARLGGWWELARDRLAARAHAAQGEAPVVEVPRSRFPGLREAGQHQAADVLAAEVLAGRMNDVDCARVEHEWARARGEGRPAEFTDAVLRQGAAAFAHPSGARDLPGRTARHDLLGGQVRIGTWAATERTPAAYGGAGAALEPATLGTSLLVVGPSGSGKTRQVIAPLAESLALQALTGTCAVVVVCAAGSAVGPDSSYDVVVRVGDPASTHDLDPYAGSDDPDEAAGFLAEALAGDLDAVGAERATTALAQLLGPYRAAHGRFPTLPVLRDLLEGDERALTDLRARLAGDPHTAMRRDLDARVRLTGTTGDPGPVLAGRLALLDRPAFAGFLGAGGGEHRPFSLRAVAHHPLRVRIDLPERTHAEVSRLIARLVLAQFTEIVQDGPGEHFAALVLDDATGAVTPESVRRIQRLRPRNAGVVLALRTVSDVPEALHGPLYGAVGCRMALSGVTTWDGSRFAEAWGTEWVETRDVAQHTVFADQPMTRALHRLRKLVTGKAVTTEAVTVRKVERERWSASELAHGVPPGHAVLSVTSVRGEHAPPLLVDLRG; encoded by the coding sequence ATGCCCGCAGCCCCGCCCGGCCAGGCCCCCGGCACCTCAGTGGCCGCCTGGCTGGACGAGCCCCGGCCCGCGACGGAGCCCGGCATCTGGCGTCTCGGATACCGGCCGCCGAAGGCCGCGCGGACCGAACGGATCAGCCCCACCGTCGTCGTCGGCATGCTGATCCCGCTGGCCGTCGCCCTCCTGGTGTGGTCGTTCTGGCGGCGCGGCGCGCTGCCGTACCAGTTCACCGTGCTGCGGCTGTTCACCCCGGAGGACTGGTGGTGGGGCGGCACCATGGCCCGGCCCAAGCACCTGGAGGACCAGGCGCTGCAGTACCCGGGCGTCGAGGCGCTGGACGTCTACAACGGCCTCTTCTTCGCGCTGCTCCTCTACACCGTCGCCCGGCTCGGCAGCTGGCCCGCGGTCGTCCGGCATCTGCTGGACACCAGGCCCCAGCCGGCTCGCGCCCTGTGGGCGGCGTTCGGCGCCCTGGCCGCCCTGACCCTGGTCTACCCGGACACCTTCCCGGGTGCCGGCTGGGACCCGCTGCCCGTGGTCAGCCCGCTGTTCTCCCTGATCGTGCTGCTCAGCGACTCCTACGACGTCTACTCGGCGCCCTGGGAGACCGTCCTCCATCTGCTCGTCACCGCCCTCGTCGTGTGGCCGTTCGCCCGGCTGGGCGGCTGGTGGGAACTGGCCCGGGACCGGCTCGCCGCCCGCGCCCATGCGGCGCAGGGGGAGGCCCCCGTCGTCGAGGTGCCCCGGTCCCGCTTCCCCGGACTGCGCGAGGCCGGCCAGCACCAGGCCGCCGACGTCCTCGCCGCCGAGGTCCTCGCCGGACGGATGAACGACGTCGACTGCGCCCGCGTCGAGCACGAGTGGGCGCGCGCCCGGGGCGAGGGCCGTCCGGCGGAGTTCACCGACGCCGTGCTGCGGCAGGGCGCCGCCGCGTTCGCCCATCCGTCCGGCGCCCGGGACCTGCCCGGCCGCACCGCACGGCACGACCTGCTCGGCGGGCAGGTGCGCATCGGCACCTGGGCCGCCACCGAGCGCACCCCGGCCGCGTACGGCGGTGCCGGGGCGGCGCTCGAACCGGCCACGCTGGGCACCTCGCTGCTGGTCGTCGGACCGTCCGGGTCCGGGAAGACCCGGCAGGTGATCGCCCCGCTCGCCGAGTCCCTGGCACTGCAGGCGCTCACCGGGACCTGCGCGGTCGTCGTGGTGTGCGCCGCGGGCAGCGCGGTCGGGCCCGACTCGTCGTACGACGTGGTGGTGCGCGTCGGCGACCCCGCCTCCACCCACGACCTCGACCCCTACGCGGGCAGCGACGACCCGGACGAGGCCGCCGGGTTCCTCGCCGAGGCGCTCGCCGGGGACCTCGACGCGGTCGGCGCCGAGCGCGCCACCACCGCGCTCGCCCAACTGCTCGGCCCCTACCGGGCCGCCCACGGACGCTTCCCCACCCTCCCGGTCCTGCGGGACCTGCTGGAGGGCGACGAACGCGCCCTCACCGACCTGCGTGCCCGGCTGGCCGGCGACCCGCACACGGCGATGCGCCGGGACCTGGACGCCCGGGTCCGGCTGACCGGCACCACCGGCGACCCCGGCCCGGTCCTCGCCGGCCGGCTCGCCCTGCTGGACCGCCCAGCCTTCGCCGGCTTCCTCGGTGCCGGCGGCGGCGAACACCGGCCCTTCTCGCTGCGGGCGGTCGCCCACCACCCCCTGCGGGTCCGGATCGACCTGCCCGAACGCACCCACGCCGAGGTCTCGCGGCTGATCGCCCGGCTGGTGCTGGCCCAGTTCACCGAGATCGTCCAGGACGGGCCCGGCGAGCACTTCGCCGCCCTCGTCCTCGACGACGCCACCGGCGCCGTCACCCCCGAGTCCGTCCGGCGGATCCAGCGGCTGCGCCCGCGCAACGCCGGGGTCGTGCTCGCGCTGCGCACGGTGTCCGACGTACCGGAGGCGCTGCACGGGCCGTTGTACGGGGCCGTCGGCTGCCGGATGGCGCTGTCCGGCGTGACCACCTGGGACGGCAGCCGTTTCGCCGAGGCCTGGGGCACGGAGTGGGTGGAGACCCGCGACGTCGCCCAGCACACCGTCTTCGCCGACCAGCCCATGACCCGGGCCCTGCACCGGCTGCGCAAGCTGGTCACCGGCAAGGCGGTCACCACCGAGGCGGTGACCGTCCGGAAGGTCGAGCGGGAGCGCTGGTCGGCCTCCGAGCTGGCGCACGGGGTGCCGCCGGGGCACGCGGTGCTGTCGGTGACCAGCGTCCGGGGCGAGCACGCCCCGCCGCTGCTGGTCGATCTGCGGGGGTGA
- a CDS encoding NAD(P)/FAD-dependent oxidoreductase: MAPSAMSSGSHWTKSLSDAQPVPYWLDDPGRPRPEPALTTAETCDLLVVGGGYSGLWTALIAKERDPARDVVLVEGREVGWAASGRNGGFCAASLTHGLPNGLARWPGEIHTLERLGARNLDEIERAVARYSLDCDFERTGEIDVATEPYQASELRAWYDELRDRGLDEGVEFLDADAVRAQVDSPTFRAGLYDRRGVAMLHPAKLVWGLKRACKELGVRVYEHTPALDLKPYGAGMAVRTPYGRVRARRVALGTNIFPNLVRRVRAYTVPVYDYALMTEPLSEDRLASVGWKNRQGLGDSANQFHYFRLSADNRILWGGYDAVYPYGGRVRSEYDDRPETYARLAGHFFTCFPQLEGLRFTHAWGGAIDTCSRFSAFFGTAHQGRVAYAAGFTGLGVGATRFGADVMLDLLAGERTERTELEMVRRKPLPFPPEPFAWTGIALTKWSLARADAHGGRRNLWLRTMDRLGLGFDS; this comes from the coding sequence ATGGCCCCGAGCGCCATGAGTTCTGGCAGTCACTGGACGAAGTCCCTCTCCGACGCCCAGCCGGTCCCGTACTGGCTGGACGACCCCGGCCGGCCCCGCCCCGAGCCCGCCCTCACGACCGCCGAGACCTGCGACCTGCTGGTCGTCGGCGGCGGGTACAGCGGACTCTGGACCGCGCTCATCGCCAAGGAGCGCGACCCCGCGCGGGACGTGGTGCTGGTCGAGGGCCGCGAGGTGGGCTGGGCCGCCTCCGGCCGCAACGGCGGCTTCTGCGCCGCCTCCCTCACCCACGGGCTGCCCAACGGGCTCGCCCGCTGGCCGGGGGAGATCCACACGCTGGAGCGGCTGGGCGCCCGCAACCTCGACGAGATCGAGCGCGCGGTCGCCCGGTACTCCCTGGACTGCGACTTCGAGCGCACCGGTGAGATCGACGTCGCCACCGAGCCGTACCAGGCGTCCGAACTGCGCGCCTGGTACGACGAGCTGCGCGACCGGGGCCTGGACGAGGGCGTCGAGTTCCTGGACGCCGATGCGGTGCGGGCGCAGGTCGACTCGCCGACCTTCCGGGCCGGCCTGTACGACCGCAGGGGCGTCGCCATGCTCCACCCGGCCAAGCTGGTCTGGGGCCTCAAGCGCGCCTGCAAGGAGCTCGGCGTCCGCGTCTACGAGCACACCCCGGCCCTGGACCTCAAGCCGTACGGCGCCGGGATGGCCGTCCGCACGCCCTACGGCCGGGTCCGCGCCCGCCGGGTCGCGCTCGGCACCAACATCTTCCCGAACCTGGTGAGGCGGGTGCGCGCCTACACCGTCCCGGTCTACGACTACGCCCTGATGACCGAGCCCCTCAGTGAGGACCGGCTCGCGTCGGTCGGCTGGAAGAACCGCCAGGGCCTCGGGGACTCCGCGAACCAGTTCCACTACTTCCGGCTCTCCGCCGACAACCGCATCCTGTGGGGCGGCTACGACGCCGTCTACCCGTACGGCGGCCGGGTGCGCTCCGAGTACGACGACCGCCCGGAGACGTACGCCAGGCTGGCCGGGCACTTCTTCACCTGCTTCCCGCAACTGGAGGGCCTGCGTTTCACGCACGCCTGGGGCGGCGCGATCGACACCTGCTCGCGCTTCTCGGCGTTCTTCGGCACCGCCCACCAGGGCCGGGTGGCGTACGCGGCCGGCTTCACGGGCCTCGGCGTCGGTGCGACCCGGTTCGGCGCCGACGTGATGCTGGACCTGCTGGCGGGGGAGCGCACCGAGCGCACCGAGCTGGAGATGGTGCGCAGAAAGCCGCTGCCGTTCCCGCCCGAGCCGTTCGCCTGGACCGGGATCGCGCTCACCAAGTGGTCGCTGGCCCGCGCCGACGCGCACGGCGGGCGGCGCAATCTGTGGCTGCGGACGATGGACCGGCTGGGCCTCGGCTTCGACAGCTGA